The window AAGACGCTACTCATGGTTTAAATATTGTTCACTCCCAGTTTGTAAATGTCCGAGCAGGGTTGTGGTTTGGCATCCGAGACCTGCGACTGGATGTAACATTTCAGAATCATGACATTGGCTTTGTATGTGGGATTGTTTGGGCAGCTCATCCACAGCACCTCCACCTTAAGCACTGAAGGCTGCTATTGTTTTCTTGGAAAGACTTGTAAGACTGGACACTTTAACAGAataaaagttttgatttttaatttgcattttccttttttatgtctgctttcctTTAAGTTTTCTGTATGCAAAGGCAATTGACTTTTCACGATCTTGCTTTTCAGGAGACAGATGTTAATAATTCCAGCTATTGTGTAGGATTATGGGGTTTCTTTTACTCATCTCGTGAATCCTTGTGGATTATGACATTCCTTTATGAATAAGGAAAAAGTAGATGTGCAGCGAAAGAGGTGCTGCTCCGTGACAAGCCTGGATGGCCTTACGTATTTCACTGTGGCTTTAACAAATGGCTGATAGAGTTTATATTGCTAAATAAAAGACTGTTGGAGTATGGTCTACACAGTCCTATAGAAGCTCAGTTGGGTTTTCAAAATGTACGTTGTGTTCCCCTTCTATGGGAAAGGGATAGggactgaagtcagtggagaaaATTGTCTGTTGCCATAGAAATTGTGTCTTCAGTCAACTACTGgtaacaaattatttcagtgtgtttCCCAGCTGTCTGCCTATTCCATGCACTACTTTTTCAACCGAAAATGCTGGCAGGTAGCGTCTTTCCTAATGGATCATGTTCATGGTGTGTTACAGAGAATCAGCCTGTAACTTTCAAAGACAGTTTGAGTTTCTGTGCAGCTCCTTTATTGCGTACAAAGGTATTTCTCTTGTGTTTTGCCTTCCCTTGCTTCCTTTTTCCCCCAGACTACTTGACCATGGGGACATTGGCACCGCTTCAGTGACAGAGAATGTGAGCAGGCTGTGAAGCAGGTGAAAGGTGCTGCTCATTGGCATTGATGAGTTTTAATGAAACACTTGGCAGGACTGAACCAAGAAAGGAGAGGACAAAACACCCTTTGTCATCTAAGGCTCACTGGAACTGCAGCTCCTTTTGACAAGGATTTACCAGGTCTTTGAATAGCTgagcaaaaggaaagaatgaaaggtACCATCAAAGAAAACTGGTGCTTGCTGGATTCCTGCAGGACTTCAGTAGCGATGGGGAAAGAGCCTGAGGGTAAAGAACTGATCTTTTTTGGAAAAAGACTTTTAATCCTGATAATGCCAGATTTTCTACATATCTCACTGAAAAGCGTAaagatgtcatagaggtagctgGGAACTATATTGGTTTTAATCTGGTAAAATCCTCTAGCCCAACTGCACCAAAAGCTTTTTACCTTGCTCATTTTTGAACAAAGTAACCATCTTTTTTTTACTTGTTGATGACAATGAGAATTCTCTTGATGGAAAATTACTGCATTTCTGATACTTCTGATAACTTGAAAGGGCTGCCAATACAGGGAAAACAAAAGTATTCAAGCATCTATGACACTTTAAATACTAATATACTATTTAATGCAATTTAAACACTTGTTATGGTTATCGTTGTTCCTGTGGTCCTTGTTTCTCATTAAATATCCTCTCGCTTGTTGCCGGTCATATCGAAGGCTTCAGGACAGACGATAAGAGACGTAGCTGAAATTTTACCTAATAACCCTGGCAGCTCCGACAGCAGCAGTTTTGGCGAGAGTGCTGAGCTGCTCAAACCGCCTCGGGAGAGCTGGAAAGCTGGCTTGGCTCCAGACGGTTTCAGTAGGAACTCATATTGAGGAGGAAATTTAGGATAATCGTGCCAGTCGAAAAGGTGTTTGACACACCTGTGCTTTGTCGGCTGCGGGGTTGTCTGTGTTCCAGATGTCCCTTGCGCCCCTACCTTTTGTGCAGATGCGGGATGGGTTTTGGCAGCCCCCGATGGGGTTTGCCAGGAGTCCACTTTTCCTTATGGAGCTGGCAGGAGAAAATGTTGTTTAGTAACTAGTCTGTGGAAGAGCTCtcggaaggagaggaagggaaggaaaagagggcCATTTCCCAGTTTTGTCTGAGTACTTTCTACTTTCCTTATTTAAACATGCTGGAAGAGAAGGTATTTACAAAGGTGACAtccttctctttgccttttttggGGGATTATGTGGCGTGGGTGGTTTTCCTCTTGCTGAAAAGGTCTTTCTGAGTCTCAAAATAGGAGCGCATCTGGGATGGCAAAGAACTGGAGGACTCCTAAGGACAGACACAGATGAACTCTCCTGTCACCAGGATGGGTTGCCTCTCCTGGTTTATGCAGTCGGTTACCTTCTGGTGCTTGCTGCGTCGCGTGCTGCGATCTGCTGTTTATGTTGCTCAAAACAATCCATCGAACAGGAAAGCTGTGGTTTACGGTCGTGCGTATGAGCTAAAGCAGCTTCTGAAGTCATCGCGTGTGCGTAAGGTGGGGAGTGGAGAAGATGACGTGCtaaattgctgaaaaaaacccccatgtcTGGGAATGAAATATATGTGACATGATGAATGACGGGGGTAGCGCAGAGAGGGACTGAGGAGTGGCCTTGGGAGTGTGTGTAGAAGGCATATTTCTCCAGGATTGCTGCCTCCTGGTGAGGTGAATCCTCATGGGATCGACTTACAGACAATAGgaacagcagggtttttttccactagTTAAAcatcttccttaaaaaaaccatTTCAGGTCCATCAGTTGGTGAGAGTCctttaacaggaaaaaggaactacttgattatttttttgagttttgcaGCTTTGGAGGCTGATGGTTTCCCCTCCATGTTCATAGCCCAGTGATTAAAGTCTCTGGCAAAATTTAGCTGCTTTTTGAACTTCCTAATTCATATCCTCTTGTGTgcagagaaaagcttgaaaacaagctgtaaatgctaagaaaaagatggttttttttccagtgaaacactgaatttccaacccagacaattctatgattctattaaaaaaaaaaaaaaaaagggaaaaagacttGAACAAGATAGGGAGGGATTTTTATCCAGAGTTGGCTCCCTTACAGaatacaggactttttttttttttttttttttttttcaaataacatctctttaagatgttttttctttgctAGTAACTATATTTGGAAGTAAACACCTTCCCATCAGCATTTTGCACTCCTTCATTTTGTTGAGTTTTCTTTTGGCGAGGTGTCTGATGCATGAAACCGCTCCCAGGATGTTATTTCTCTGTGGAGTGCTGCTGAAGGGATGTTTTCAGTGTTTCCCGCAAGagccaaacactttttttttctttttttttttttttttttttttcccctcctctggagAGAAAAACCTTCCCCAGGGATTCCTGTGCGATGGGAAGGATGTGTTGGTGGGGAGCGCCACCGCTGGGCTGGCATCTGTTCTtcactcttctgctttttttttttttttttttaatctagtttctgccttttctctctctggtttGAACTGTGGCTTTGGGTTTATCATTGACACGCTCATTTGGAGCTGCAGGAGGGTGAACTGAGCAAGGGGAGGTGTGTATCGCCAAAGAGCAGCTGGGAATGAAAAAACAGAGGTGTTCTCTAGGGCTTTCACAGAACCCTTAGTGACAGCTTTTTAGCTTTAACACCCCTTAGTCCGACTGTCATCTCCTGGGTCTCTGGAGACCCTTCCAGGTGCCGAAGTGCCGGCAGGACTCGCTGGCTGAGCAAAAATGGGCTCTGTAGGAGCCTGAATCGCCACTTTAAATTTGTTTCGAAACTTTTAGATCTTTTCATCCCACTTGAATCTTATTTTACCAGTGTGTTTACCAGTTTAACTGCCCTACTTGTTTTTAATCTGGATTAATAATTAAAACAGCAATCTCGGAGTTAAGAAGTGAATCGAGTTTGTGATTGCACTTGAGCGGAACATTTTTATGCGCTTCAAGTAGCAGCAAGAGCCAGAGCAGAactatgcagcccagaatgtcCTTGCCAGGAACAAATGGCCAGAGATGGGGACAAAACGCCTCGAGAGGCAGCTCCGCTGGCTGCGCAACAGTCCGGCTGCCCAGCGCTTGCCGCTATCACATGCTGGGGACAGGATCACGTGAAGAGGCGGGGAGTcagccctgcagagcctgggtgacatcgtggtgTTGCTGGTGGGATCCTGGGAGCTTCTGCCTCTGATGGCGTTTGTAACCCAGCATCAGATCCAAAAGGTAAGGGACGGCACCCCGGGGAAGGAGCCTGGCTGTTGTGCAGGCGGGTGACGCTACTTGTAAGACACGGTCGCTACTAGTTGACCCATGATCAGCTCTCCAACACTTCATATTCTTCTCAGCTTCTTGTATTGCATTCATTTTGAGCATGTGAGGATCCTGTCGTGGCTACAAACTCTTCCAGAGGGCAACTTGTCCTGCAGAGCTCTTGGAGGAATTTCTGTCATGCCCTTCTGTCTCCACTGCTCAGCTCTCATCTGTGAAGCTGAAATCTGCCTGTCAGGGGATAATCCCCAGGGTATTCTATATAAAGACAGTAATGCCAACAGAGTTCACTTCATTTTGTAAGGGATTGTGTAGTCAACCGTGAGAAATCACCCAGGGATTTTTCCCTTAGAGAAAACAGCTTGTAAAGGAATCTTATTCTTATTTGGACTCCAGATATGACTGCTCTGATTGTGTTAGCAGGCTTTGGTGATCTAATAGTTGCTGGTCACACATCTTAGATAAGATATCCTTAGGCCACAAAAGGTCTAGTGATTATattccctctgctttggggaCTGAGGTGTTGAGAtatgttgttcttaactgtatgATATGTGAGCCTGTTAATGATCTTTTTTACAATAGAAACCTCTCTTGAAATTAAGAGCAGGTTGTCCAGCTGAAGTTGGGATGCTTTTCACGCTGAGCTGAGGCACAGCGAAGGGCCAgggctgttttctcttgctttgtgCTTCTTCCCCCAAGGACTCCAGAGGAGAGCAGTGACCCTGTTTCTTCCAGTTCCGTGATGATGGCTTCCTTGTCCTCGAGCATTTTTTCACCGCAGAGGAGTGTGACAGCATGAGGAATGCGATTCAGAGGATCGTAGCGGAGATGGAAGTGCCGCCACACTGCCGCACCGAGTTCTCCACCAAGGAAGAAGAGCAGCTCCAGGCACAGGTACCGAGAAAGGCAGGGCTGTCCCCCCCTAAGCgctggaaggagaaaggggaaaaggcaaaTAGATGCTCAGGATTCACTCTGGGGGAACACAGCACTTCCTTCTAACTGAACATAACACtgtaagagactttttttttttttttttttttttttccctccagctttcTACAAATGTTTGGTGCTGGTCTTATCAGAGGGTGAAGGAGGAGAGGGTGCATGTGGCCCTGCTGTGCTTTCAGCCCCCACAATTATTGCCCCCGGTAGCCGCAAGCAGCTCTCACAGATCACTTTGTACTTGTTCTGCAGACAGAAAATAGTGCTTTTTTAGGCAgccagcaaaagaaaagcaagggTATCCTCTGTGAGAGTAAAGTCCTAATCAATGTCAAGAGATTTAGTTTTGTGGAAAGCCTTTTTATGGGTGATTTCTATTGACTGTGTTTTGTTTGTGCTGCGGCTTGATGGGAAAAAGATGCAGGTGAGTATGAACGCTTTGATCAAAGGTTCATTTGTGGTTTTGCAAGGATACTATCTTTACTGGGCTCTTATCCCTGGCAGGGTAGCTCGGATTATTTCCTAACCAGTGGAGACAAGATTAGATTCTTCTTTGAGAAAGGTGTTTTGGATGAGAGAGGTAAGCCCTGGCCTGAGCTAGCCACGGGAGGGGGGACAGGAGAAGCCTGAGTGAGGGGTCAGGGGCCAGTTTCCAGCTCTAGGGACAATTCCTGCTTTGAAAACAGTGCTAAAttctagttttgtttttcaggtaaCTTTCTAATTCCAAAGGAGAAATCCATCAGCAAGATTGGCCACGGTATGTTTAAAAGGTGAAGCTTTGAGAGGGATGAACAAAAGGGATGTGGTTTTCAGACATGAGGATTTCTCCAGACCTGCTTATTATAAATAACCTTGGCCACCTGAGTTGAAACCTTTCTGAGCAGAGAAATtacttcttccctcttctgttgcTTCTCTGTGCCTCCTCAGGACAACCCCATCAAATATCTCAATCCTCACCCCCTCTTGCCGCTGTGGCCACGCAGCTCCTGTCTTTGCAACCCCAGGCTGTTTTACTGTGCGTTTCCGCATCAAATTCTTCAATTTGATTTCTACACGTCAGACTGCTTTTTCCCACATCTCTCTGTCGCTGTCTGCAATTCTCTCTGTGCTGCCCCTCACTCTTTGCTGTCAAAGGACTTAAATATTCTGTTATgatccttttcaaaaaaaaaccaaaaacccttcTAGGTGGTTTTTCAGCTGTGCATAGCTCAGAGTCACTGACATGTGAAAGTTTGGACTTCAGCCCTTGTCTCTTTTATGTAAGAAATTGCTCTAACAAATTTACCACCTAAGACTGGTCACATTCAGTACAGATCAAACTGTGTCTTCTGTGTCTTGTGCAGTGGTGGGTTGCCAAGGCCGAAGCTGTCCTCCCTTCTTTGATGTCAGCAGCACCTTTTCTTTACCCTTGCTGGTTTCAGTTTGACCTATTTTCTCTCTCCCAGCTACTGAACTTGCGTTTTGatctattttcctttcaaacaatACATGGAAAACAAGAGCAGGTTTCCCTGCATCTCCAAAGACGTGAACTTTGTTCAGATTAAACTTCACTAGGAAATTCAGTACTGAGAGTTCTCAGTTCTTTGGTTTTCTTAGAAAAACActctcctcctgctccatcccccctgccattcTGTTGTACTTCAGCTTTTCCCCAGGGGAAGTGAAAACAACTGTAGATGCCTGCTGACTCAGCAACTTAACAATTCAAAAGGCTTttcttgacttattttttttgtacttaCTCCTTGGTTGAGTCTTGCCTCATCCCTTGCTCAGGAGCTGTTCCTGCTGGACCCAGTCATGGGTCCTCCCGGCGAATTTGTTCATGATGAGATGGGGCCATGATTCCAAATCTTCGCTGTACAGTTTTGCCAGAGCTGGGCTGTAgcaagtgtgtgtgtgcaagcAGCTCTGATCTGCAGGCTGTGGCCCTCTGCAAAAGGCACCAAAGATAACCCCTAGCTCACTTTTGCAATAATTACTGTTTCAGTAGGTCTTAAGAACTGTGTTTCTAACGGGTGAATTCACCGATCTACCTCAGGGTCATGTATGGTCGTCGTTGTCTTAGCATTTGcataatataatatttaataatgtaATACTGAATTTTTGTTCACTGTTATACACTGTTTTTTATACAGCTGCAGTGTGTGGCCAGAGTGTGATTATATTTTGAGTCTCTAAAGAAGATTGTACAAATTTACAAGTGTCGTATCACTCTTGGGAGGGATGAAAGTTTCCGGCTGCAATTTATCTTGCTCGGCTGTCGTCTCTGCAGCTCATCACCCAGAGCTGCCAAGTTCCCTCCTGTTAATGAGATCTTCAGCATGagcccttttctttccccttagcTTTACATGCTCATGATCCTGTCTTCAAGCAAATCACCCACTCCTCCAAGGTGCAGGTGAGCTGTCACTGATTCCTAGAAtggtctggggggaaaaaaaaaataaattctgaagtagTTAATCTTAGTTTTCTAGACTCCCAATGACAGTCATTTTGTCTGTAAAAGTAAATTTGAATATCTTCAAAGGTAAATTTAAATATCTTGAAAGAATACTGCTTTATAGTGCGCAGAAAACAGCAAACATAAATCTTGGAAAGTTTTCTTGCAGGAATTGGGAAGAAAATTAGGCCTTGAGAGACCGGTAGTTGTGCAAAGCATGTATATCTTCAAGGTACAGTAATTCAAATAGTCTTGTCACTTCAGAAACAAGACCGTGTTAGATGGAAAGCTGTGAAACTCTTCACACATCACCTTTCTTTCCTTGCAGCAACCTGGCATTGGCGGTGAAGGTGAGATTCTTATTATCTCTGTATCACACTGCGAATAATACTCCTTTAGGAAAGGAATATTACCAGGAAAAAGGCTCAGGATCAGACTTAAGCCTGTGAGTTTTGTGGTCAAAAccttaaaagcattaaaaaccaTCCACGTTTTCCAGAGATTTTTCTACATCATATGGAACCTGAACAAAGAACTGCTTTTACATTTGCAGTAGGCTGAAAAGTGCTGTTTTTATGTAAGATTTAATGTGTATGACAGATGGGTGGGCAGGGCAGGTCAGGTTGAGAAGTCAGGGAGAACAAACCTGCCGTCCTTCTAGCGGTGTTGAATTCCTCAGGCGTTAGAAGACCCCTAATGACCTTCTCTCCTTCCAGTGACCCCGCACCAGGATGCCACCTTCCTGCACACAGAGCCTCTGGGCAGAGTCCTGGGGTTCTGGATTGCCCTGGAGGACGCCACGCAGGAGAACGGCTGCTTGTGGTTCATTCCTGGCTCTCACACCAGTAAGAGTCGTGAGAGTTTGGTGCGTGCTGTGAAACGCCCTCCCTCATCTTGATTAAGGGCGGAGAGTAACAGGGACTGTGTTTTGTTCTCTGCATCACGCAGTGCCTGCAGAAACACACTGCTATTCTTGTTTATTGGAAGGATTACTTTATTTACTACAAGGATCTCCTCCTGTGCTGTTGTCAAATCTACAACCACATTTTTCAGCAGGTTATTAACTGCCTCACTTTGCTCTTGGCCACCAGTCCATCACACGAGTCTaacataacaatatttttttattaaaaaagaggtAGTATACATGATTGACAGTGATTAGTGTGCCCTAGAGGcagtaaaaaacagaaaactcTGCTGTTAATCCAATTGTGGTCACACACACAGCAACCACCATCGTTTACAACAGCTGTTACATGAGTCTGTGCTGATCTGGTTTTGTCTGTTTAGTTTAAGTTGATACGTAGCCTAGAAacaaagaaccacagaatcacaaagGGTACAGGGGCAAGGAAGGACAGTCCTGAATTTTTATGTACTCCAGAACCTGTTAAAACTGCTcctgaatcttttctttttactccagtattatttcacaagcTTCCCCCGTGCGATTCAGAGTCTCCCTTGCCAGGCCACTGAGATTTAAGACTTTAATCTAAAGAAGGTCTTAAAGTACTGGGCTCTTCCTGCAGTGAAGCAGGTCATTGCTCTATGTTGATGCACCTTCCACAGTTTTGACTGTAGCCTTGAAAATGTTTATCAAGTCTGATCTGGACTGCAAAGAGTAATAATCCTTTTGCTTTCCAGAGTAGGAATACACTGAGAAatccctcttcttttccctttcttttatctttcatcCACTcacaaaactgtttattttccGTGTTGCATCCACTTCACAAAGatccctcctgcttttcttttttttccctggccaaTTTTTAGTCCTGACAAGCTCTATGTAAGGGAAATAAAAATCCTCTTCCACACACACAACTGTCAAATATGGGTCTGAATTCCAGTAAATGAGGAAAGCCTCCAAGTCTACACGAGGATCTTTTGGACACCATCCAAGCTATCGGGGAACAGCCAGTGTCCCAGGGGAGCACAGACAAAACCAAATCAGCACAGGCTCATGTAACGGCTGTTGTGACCGACGGTGGTTGCTGTGTGTGTAACCACAATTGGATTAACAGcagagttttctgttttttcactgcCTCTAGGGCACACTAACCAGTGTTAAACTGTTGCTCACCTAAGCGTTCCCTCAGTGAGTGTAATAATAGTGCTCTTAAAAATCTTTAATGCACTCATCCCTTGTAACTCTGGAGTGGTCTGCACTCTGATTGCAACTTATGCTCATATAGGAAGGAGAAATGGACCAAAGGTTGGCTTTGCCTAAGCGTAAGACTATTTGTGTTCCTACAGAGCTGTGTTGCAATGCACAGAAAGAGCcagaaaggcaaacaaaaggCAGTTGTTTTATCAGTTTCTGCCACAGCTGGAAAATCCTAAATCtttgcttaatgaaaaaaaaccctacacaaattactaaggaaaaaatggaatatactgtaataataaaattcttatttttgccaAGAGAAATCAGATATTCTTCCCCTGCTGTGCAGAATGCAACTGCCTGTTTAATCTTTGTGTGTTTGCTTACTCTGTGGATTTGCAGATGGAATTACCCGGAGGATGGTCCGTGCCGCTCCAGGTACCTCAACGTGTGTAGAGTTTGTAGGGTCAGAGCCAGCCTACGATGACAGCCAGTTCATACCTCTGCCTATAAGTAAAGgtaaaaacaacccccaaacaagCCTGCTTTACAGCTCAAGAAAAACTAGAGagctaaaattgtattttaatactTTCAACTTCCCTTATATTTTAAATCCAGCACTCATACTTTGAAAGAAGTAGTACAGATGTTTCTTTCAAACAGGTGGACTCATTCTCATCCATGGAGAAGTCGTCCACAAGAGTGAACTGAACAGCTCGGACTCTTCTCGCCACGTGTTCACCTTCCATGTGATGGAAGCCAAAGACACCAGCTGGAGCAAAGAGAACTGGTAAGGTCACCATCCTAACAGGCAGCTGAGCAAACGAGACCCTTTCCAATGCAATACCCAGGAGAAACTTTTATTGGTGGCCTTGCATGTCCCAGAGTTTCTGTTGCTAGTACCTCAGTTAGCATTGATTTCTTACCTGTAGAACTGGATTAGCCTCTGAAATGttgtttttccctcttccttactTCCTAGGCTCCAGCCAACTCCCGAACTGCCTTTTCCATCGCTCTACACTTGAAGCTAGTGATTGACTTCTGGAGTCAGTAGCTGATCAATATTCCTTTCTGATCATGTTCTCTTTAAATATAACTTCTGCTAGATCAGCTCTCAAGATTCATTAATCCTGTCCTCAGAACAAGCACTCTTGACACAGCCGAATACACCTGAATTAGGCAGGAGCTTCTACTACAGCATGGGCCCTACTAGTATGAGAACAGTCGCCCAGCCCTTTTGGTAAGGAAACTTATTCAGTCTTGAGAACAGACCATTAAAGACCATTGCACCTTGACTGGGACTAGTtaagaagtatttcttcttgcagacactcagtattttcttctgtttaagtCAAGAGCTGTCTCGTGCATTTCTTGGCTGTGTCGATCCCAGCAATGCAGGTGAACACGTCATGGGAAGGTGGCTGACTCTTACCCTTAGGTCTCTGTCCTATTGTTTGAATAATAGTGATTAAAACCAACGCTATTGCGGGCAAAATGAAGCAGGAAGTCTACTTTTATAACCAATCTTTTACGTATTTCTAGCAAACTAGCTGAGTGTTTGATCTCTGGCTGTGTTGATTAAAAATGTTACAGTTCTTTAAGATTCGGATtgaaaatatgaaagcaaaaaaactccAATCAAAATcctaacttttaaataaaaagatagaAATTCTTCTTTTCATCTCTCTCATCTTTTCTTTGAGGAAGACGGTGTGACCTTCTCCCAATAGATGGGGCCAGGGCTGTGTTGTGTGATAACCAGTTTGAACCCTCAGTGTGCACAAGAACAATTATCCCCAAAATCACAACGAAACCAAAGCAACTTATAGCAAGGTGAAACCTAAGGAACGTAAAGAAACCTAAGTTACATCCAAGGCAAGCTCCAGCCTGTATCCTAAGCTGAACAGAAGCCGTGTAGGTGTAATTTCACTGGCGCTGGTGCAGTGGCAAACCCAAGATATGAGCCCAGTGTCATCAATGCACTAATTACATGGTAGAAGCATCAAGGCTGCTTGGAGTCCTGGCAGAGTGAGCCCCGGTTCTTGCTGACTCATCCCTTTTGAAAGAATATTGCCTGCCTCTAGCATTTGTTTGATGTGAAATAGTCAAATTTGGTTTCTTTATGGGAAGAAGTTTCCTTTTGGCCCTTTGGGCTTTGCTGGGCAACGCAGAGCAGGTTCAGCACCGCAAAGAATTCATCacagccatgaagatgatcagagggatggagcacctcccctatgaagagaggctgagagagctggggttgttgagcctggagaagagaaggctctggggagacctcatagcagccttccaatatctgaagggagcctacaggagagccggagagggactctttgtcaggagatgtagtgacaggacaaggggtaatggttttaaatgggaagaggggagatttacattagatattaggaggaaattctttactgtgagggtggtgaagcactggaacaggttgcccagggaagttgtggatgccccatccctgaaagtgtttaaggccaggctggatggggctttgagcaacctggtctggtggaggtgtccctgcccatggcagggaggttggaacttgatgatctttaaggaccattccaactctaatcattctatgattctatgattgggtGGCGGTAGCAGGAATGGGGGAGTTGGGTAATGGCAACAGCAGTAACCTTGAGCTCAAAGTTTGTGCAGGAAgagctgcccccctcccctaccTCTTCTACACTTTGTTTGAAAGCTGTgagcgggagggagggaaaatgacTTCAACTCTGGTACTATCTTATGATGTTAATGGTGAAGGCTGTGGCTCACGATGGAAGCAACTAAAGCGTTTTCCATATCTTTCTGTTAGAAGAGTTAATAATTCAGAACAGCACCTTTCTGCTGAGGAGGGATAGTTTGTCCTCGTTACATGCACCACTACCTGCAATGTATAAAACCATCTAGTTCAAGTGtgtaaataaaagcaagaagCTGGTTTAGATTTGCAGGATTTCCTGTTGAATGTGAAGGAAACTCAGTCTAGCACAATTACTGAGCTTGGTTTCCTACAAAAAGTATCTGACGATTTATTGCGTAATTAACCAAAACCAACTCTGGACAATTTTGACATCCTCAGGAAAAGCAATATCAAATCTCAGGAGCCTTGCCCAGGCAAGAGGGGTAAATTGGGCAACGCTGCCTCTCGGCCAGTCGAGTCCTGGCTTGTTGTGGGGATAAACATAGTATTAGATTCTGGGGCCAATTTTGCTGGCCCAGAGCACCAGTTTCACTCCACCCCCGGTCTTATTCTCACTCCTAAGACACAGCCTCAGGGCTGGGACTGTGGGACAGTATTGTGTGAGGTACCTTAGATTAGCACAAAACTGTTCCTAAAATGAGTAAAAGAAGTGTCAGAAATTCCCTTCATCCTGCAAACAAGAATCCTGGGATGCAAATGTTCTCGGACCCTTctcaggggaaggggagaggcggGGAGGACGTGTGTTAATGTGTCTTGTTCTCATGGA of the Numenius arquata chromosome 19, bNumArq3.hap1.1, whole genome shotgun sequence genome contains:
- the PHYHD1 gene encoding phytanoyl-CoA dioxygenase domain-containing protein 1 isoform X1; the encoded protein is MAFVTQHQIQKFRDDGFLVLEHFFTAEECDSMRNAIQRIVAEMEVPPHCRTEFSTKEEEQLQAQGSSDYFLTSGDKIRFFFEKGVLDERGNFLIPKEKSISKIGHALHAHDPVFKQITHSSKVQELGRKLGLERPVVVQSMYIFKQPGIGGEVTPHQDATFLHTEPLGRVLGFWIALEDATQENGCLWFIPGSHTNGITRRMVRAAPGTSTCVEFVGSEPAYDDSQFIPLPISKGGLILIHGEVVHKSELNSSDSSRHVFTFHVMEAKDTSWSKENWLQPTPELPFPSLYT
- the PHYHD1 gene encoding phytanoyl-CoA dioxygenase domain-containing protein 1 isoform X2, whose translation is MAFVTQHQIQKFRDDGFLVLEHFFTAEECDSMRNAIQRIVAEMEVPPHCRTEFSTKEEEQLQAQGSSDYFLTSGDKIRFFFEKGVLDERGNFLIPKEKSISKIGHALHAHDPVFKQITHSSKVQQPGIGGEVTPHQDATFLHTEPLGRVLGFWIALEDATQENGCLWFIPGSHTNGITRRMVRAAPGTSTCVEFVGSEPAYDDSQFIPLPISKGGLILIHGEVVHKSELNSSDSSRHVFTFHVMEAKDTSWSKENWLQPTPELPFPSLYT
- the PHYHD1 gene encoding phytanoyl-CoA dioxygenase domain-containing protein 1 isoform X3, producing MRNAIQRIVAEMEVPPHCRTEFSTKEEEQLQAQGSSDYFLTSGDKIRFFFEKGVLDERGNFLIPKEKSISKIGHALHAHDPVFKQITHSSKVQELGRKLGLERPVVVQSMYIFKQPGIGGEVTPHQDATFLHTEPLGRVLGFWIALEDATQENGCLWFIPGSHTNGITRRMVRAAPGTSTCVEFVGSEPAYDDSQFIPLPISKGGLILIHGEVVHKSELNSSDSSRHVFTFHVMEAKDTSWSKENWLQPTPELPFPSLYT